The Nerophis ophidion isolate RoL-2023_Sa linkage group LG07, RoL_Noph_v1.0, whole genome shotgun sequence genome contains a region encoding:
- the LOC133556866 gene encoding leucine-rich repeat transmembrane neuronal protein 4-like isoform X2 translates to MQQNMRRSPHRASMGLPVLCRWLVFIAAVPAWLLAAPNGNRERPCLPSCRCDGKIIYCESNAFRDVPSNVSVGTQGLSLRYNSLMNLRAHQFAGLSQLVWLYLDHNYIGAVDGQAFHGIRRLKELILSSNKINLLKNNTFHDVPNLRNLDLSYNKLQVLQPNQFVGLRKLLSLHLRSNSLKTVPMRVFLDCRNLEFLDIGYNRLRSLTRNAFAGLFKLIELHLEHNQFSKINFAHFPRLTNLRALYLQWNRIKVLTQGLPWMWTSLQKLDLSGNEVQTLDPSTFQCLPNLQTLNLDSNKLNNVSQQTVETWISLTTISLAGNPWYCNPNICPLVDWLKAFKGNKETTMICTGPKEAQGEKVSDVVETYNICTVTPSPITSTRAPLTSAFQTEPPPLPTQPEVDEKLTGNRTATPTPTPTQASPTIPLPDSEYVSFHKIIAGSVALLLSLAIILLVIYVSWKRYPSSIKQLQQRSAVKKRQKKTRETERSLSSPLQEYYVDYKPSHSGTMDVLVNGTGPYTYTISGSRECEV, encoded by the exons ATGCAACAGAACATGAGGAGGAGTCCACACCGCGCAAGTATGG GACTTCCTGTGCTTTGCAGATGGCTGGTGTTCATAGCGGCGGTGCCCGCCTGGCTGCTGGCGGCTCCAAACGGCAACCGCGAGCGTCCCTGCCTTCCGAGCTGCAGATGCGACGGCAAAATAATCTACTGCGAATCCAACGCGTTCCGTGACGTGCCGAGCAACGTGTCCGTGGGAACTCAGGGACTCTCACTGCGTTACAACAGCCTGATGAACCTCAGGGCCCACCAGTTTGCGGGTCTCAGTCAGCTGGTTTGGTTGTACCTTGACCACAATTACATCGGCGCCGTGGACGGCCAAGCGTTCCACGGCATACGCAGGCTCAAAGAATTGATTCTCAGCTCCAATAAGATCAACCTGCTTAAGAACAACACTTTCCATGATGTACCCAACCTCCGCAATCTGGACCTCTCCTACAATAAACTCCAGGTACTCCAGCCCAATCAATTTGTGGGGCTGAGGAAGTTACTCAGTTTACATTTGAGGTCCAATTCTTTAAAAACTGTCCCCATGCGGGTTTTCCTTGACTGCCGCAACCTGGAATTCCTTGATATCGGCTACAACAGGCTACGGAGTCTCACTCGTAACGCCTTTGCCGGACTCTTCAAGCTCATCGAGCTGCATTTGGAGCACAACCAGTTTTCCAAGATCAATTTTGCACATTTCCCCCGCCTGACCAACCTGAGGGCCCTCTACTTGCAATGGAACCGCATCAAAGTGCTGACTCAGGGCCTGCCGTGGATGTGGACTTCCCTGCAAAAGCTCGACCTGTCTGGAAACGAAGTCCAGACCTTGGACCCGAGTACATTCCAATGCCTGCCCAACCTCCAGACGCTCAACCTTGACTCCAACAAACTGAACAACGTGTCTCAGCAGACAGTAGAGACTTGGATCTCCCTCACCACCATAAGTCTGGCGGGTAATCCGTGGTACTGCAACCCAAACATATGTCCCCTAGTGGACTGGCTCAAGGCCTTCAAAGGGAACAAGGAGACCACTATGATCTGCACAGGCCCTAAGGAGGCGCAAGGAGAAAAAGTAAGCGATGTGGTGGAGACTTATAACATTTGCACAGTGACGCCGAGCCCCATTACTTCCACAAGGGCACCGCTCACGTCTGCATTTCAAACAGAACCGCCCCCCCTTCCCACGCAGCCTGAAGTGGATGAGAAGCTCACAGGGAACAGGACAGCAACCCCGACCCCGACCCCTACCCAGGCCTCCCCCACCATCCCTTTACCAGACTCCGAGTACGTGTCCTTCCATAAGATCATCGCCGGTAGCGTAGCCCTGCTGCTGTCCCTGGCTATCATCCTCCTTGTTATTTACGTCTCATGGAAGCGCTATCCCAGCAGCATCAAACAACTCCAGCAGCGCTCGGCGGTCAAAAAGCGGCAGAAAAAAACCCGGGAGACGGAGCGCTCGCTTAGTTCGCCACTGCAAGAGTATTACGTGGACTACAAGCCTTCGCACTCAGGGACAATGGATGTGCTGGTTAATGGGACAGGACCTTACACATACACCATCTCAGGCTCCAGGGAATGTGAGGTATGA